Proteins encoded in a region of the Armatimonadota bacterium genome:
- a CDS encoding sulfurtransferase: MSATTTHPDVLVTTEWVQQHLGDPNIRLVEVDVDTTAYDSGHIPGAIGFNWQTQLQHQVRRDIITREEFEQLLSESGIGNEHTVVLYGDNNNWFAAYAFWLFTIYGHENLYLMDGGRKKWVAEGRPLTTERPSYPRTRYRAKEPNLSIRAFSTQIMQSLNNPHFALVDVRSPQEFTGEVIAPPGMTETAQRGGHIPGAVNIPWSQAVNEDGTFKSKEELRALYAGKGVTPDKQVIAYCRIGERSSHTWFVLRYLLGYPDVRNYDGSWTEWGNLVGAPIERELPAAKASAEAPCPP, encoded by the coding sequence ATGAGTGCCACGACGACGCATCCAGATGTACTGGTCACCACGGAGTGGGTGCAGCAGCATCTGGGAGACCCGAATATCCGGCTGGTGGAGGTAGATGTAGACACTACAGCCTATGATTCAGGGCACATCCCGGGCGCGATAGGCTTTAACTGGCAGACGCAACTACAGCATCAGGTGAGGCGCGACATCATCACACGCGAGGAGTTCGAGCAACTGCTCAGCGAATCGGGCATCGGCAACGAGCACACAGTAGTGCTCTATGGTGACAACAACAACTGGTTCGCCGCCTATGCTTTCTGGCTGTTCACCATCTACGGTCATGAGAATCTGTATCTGATGGACGGCGGGCGGAAGAAATGGGTCGCCGAGGGACGTCCGTTGACCACCGAACGCCCGAGCTACCCGCGTACGCGATATCGCGCGAAGGAACCCAATCTGAGCATACGTGCGTTCAGCACGCAGATCATGCAGAGTCTGAACAACCCGCATTTCGCGCTGGTGGATGTGCGCTCGCCGCAGGAGTTCACCGGCGAGGTGATCGCTCCTCCCGGCATGACCGAGACCGCCCAGCGCGGTGGACATATCCCAGGCGCAGTAAACATCCCCTGGTCGCAGGCGGTCAATGAAGACGGGACCTTCAAGAGCAAAGAAGAGTTGCGCGCGCTGTACGCTGGCAAGGGGGTCACCCCGGACAAGCAGGTGATAGCCTACTGCCGTATCGGCGAACGGTCGTCGCATACGTGGTTCGTGTTGCGTTACCTGCTGGGCTATCCTGACGTGCGCAACTACGACGGCAGCTGGACGGAGTGGGGCAATCTGGTAGGCGCACCGATTGAGCGTGAACTACCTGCCGCGAAAGCTTCTGCCGAAGCACCATGTCCGCCCTAA
- a CDS encoding transcriptional regulator, with product MKKGDSSGILPSGGDKLRASGKPAKRRSLFWRVVLFLLMLGALSVGTLSGYFYASSKAVRKTVSALWQYRGLDVAQAFPGQSSVTVLLLGSDENRDNQKRIYTKRTRSDTIMLAHFDFVNRRISVLSIPRDTRVHIPDHGTHKINAAMALGGPELTAETIRQWLDVPVDHYVVIYYSAFRRAVDLLGGVDIYIDKPLHYDDNWGDLHVHLEPGLHHLNGEQALGYVRIRSVDSDLGRIERQQKFLAAVKEHFRHPSTYLKLPQLLDAVDENLKTTLSYGQMLALAWFAKSVPSRNIEMVTLPCRPGRSYVYADEDEARALVDRLFHASPSSRLSPPLPVSTIQ from the coding sequence TTGAAAAAGGGCGACAGTTCTGGTATACTGCCCAGCGGGGGTGATAAGTTGCGAGCGAGCGGAAAACCAGCAAAACGTCGGAGTCTGTTCTGGCGAGTCGTTCTCTTTCTGCTGATGCTGGGTGCGCTGTCGGTCGGCACGCTCAGCGGTTATTTCTATGCTTCCAGCAAAGCGGTACGCAAAACGGTCAGCGCGCTGTGGCAGTACCGCGGGCTGGATGTGGCACAGGCTTTCCCCGGACAGTCTTCCGTAACGGTGTTGCTGCTTGGCTCGGATGAAAACCGCGACAACCAGAAGCGCATCTATACTAAGCGCACCCGCAGCGATACCATCATGCTGGCGCACTTCGATTTCGTGAACAGGCGCATCAGTGTACTCTCCATCCCTCGGGATACGCGCGTGCACATCCCCGATCACGGAACCCACAAAATCAACGCCGCGATGGCTCTGGGGGGACCGGAACTGACTGCCGAGACGATTCGCCAATGGCTGGACGTGCCGGTAGACCACTATGTGGTCATCTACTACAGCGCCTTCCGTCGTGCGGTGGACCTGCTGGGCGGTGTTGATATCTACATCGACAAGCCCCTGCACTACGACGATAACTGGGGCGATTTGCATGTACATCTGGAGCCGGGGTTGCATCATCTGAACGGCGAGCAGGCGCTGGGTTACGTGCGCATTCGTAGCGTGGACAGCGACCTCGGACGCATTGAACGCCAGCAGAAGTTCCTGGCGGCGGTCAAGGAGCATTTCCGCCATCCCAGCACCTACCTGAAGCTGCCCCAACTGCTGGACGCGGTGGACGAGAACCTGAAAACGACGCTCAGCTATGGTCAAATGCTTGCACTGGCGTGGTTCGCCAAATCGGTGCCCTCGCGCAATATCGAGATGGTCACGCTGCCCTGCCGACCGGGGCGCAGCTATGTCTACGCGGATGAAGATGAGGCGCGCGCTCTGGTAGACCGCCTGTTCCATGCTTCTCCGTCCAGTCGCCTGTCGCCGCCTTTGCCGGTGAGCACCATCCAGTAG
- a CDS encoding UPF0145 protein, with amino-acid sequence MLVTTTPSVEGKTIKQYLGLVVGEAIVGANIFKDLFAGIRDIVGGRSAAYEEELQKARSIAMQEMVQRAEAMGANAIVGIDLDYEVLGQGGSMLMVTISGTAVIVE; translated from the coding sequence ATGCTGGTGACCACAACGCCCTCGGTGGAGGGCAAGACCATCAAACAGTATTTGGGGTTGGTGGTTGGCGAAGCCATCGTCGGAGCCAACATTTTCAAAGACCTGTTTGCTGGCATCCGCGACATCGTAGGAGGGCGATCCGCTGCTTACGAAGAAGAATTGCAGAAAGCACGGAGTATCGCGATGCAAGAGATGGTTCAGCGTGCTGAGGCTATGGGTGCCAACGCCATTGTCGGGATTGACCTCGATTACGAAGTGCTTGGGCAGGGTGGCTCCATGCTAATGGTGACCATTAGTGGCACAGCAGTGATTGTGGAATAG
- a CDS encoding D-lyxose isomerase encodes MITESQLRQAQQRATEYLRKANIVLTPEEQKNIEVADFGLGDLEHTGLELVVYVNTDRYCAKELVLFPRQTCPEHRHPPVNGDPGKMETFRCRWGEVYLYVEGEPTPNPKAKPPAGREKHYTVWHEIVLRPGEQYTIPPNTRHWFQAGDEGAVVSEFSSTSRDEADIFTDPEIERITKVVPG; translated from the coding sequence ATGATCACCGAAAGCCAGCTGCGTCAGGCACAGCAACGCGCCACGGAATACCTGCGCAAAGCGAATATCGTGCTTACGCCCGAAGAGCAAAAGAACATCGAGGTAGCGGACTTCGGTTTAGGCGACCTCGAACACACCGGGCTGGAGCTCGTAGTATATGTCAACACCGACCGCTACTGCGCCAAAGAGCTGGTGCTTTTCCCTCGGCAGACCTGCCCTGAGCATCGCCATCCGCCGGTGAACGGCGATCCGGGCAAGATGGAGACCTTCCGCTGTCGCTGGGGTGAGGTGTATCTGTATGTGGAAGGCGAGCCGACGCCCAATCCCAAGGCGAAGCCCCCTGCCGGGCGCGAGAAGCACTATACCGTATGGCACGAAATCGTGTTGCGTCCGGGCGAGCAGTACACCATTCCCCCCAACACCAGACACTGGTTCCAGGCGGGCGACGAGGGTGCCGTGGTGAGCGAGTTCTCCTCCACCAGTCGCGATGAGGCGGACATCTTCACCGACCCCGAAATCGAGCGTATCACCAAGGTGGTACCGGGATAA